In a single window of the Gossypium hirsutum isolate 1008001.06 chromosome D02, Gossypium_hirsutum_v2.1, whole genome shotgun sequence genome:
- the LOC107927966 gene encoding LOW QUALITY PROTEIN: amidophosphoribosyltransferase, chloroplastic (The sequence of the model RefSeq protein was modified relative to this genomic sequence to represent the inferred CDS: inserted 1 base in 1 codon), protein MAASTTNLSPLASHLSKPITNKPPFYLVPQTLLNPLYFPLKPLFHTHKPHCTVSSKNPIADFFPANKPNPEPSFIPSFTDDDKPREECGVVGIFGDPEASRLCYLALHALQHRGQEGAGIVAVNNNVLQSVTGVGLVSDVFNETKLSQLPGEMAIGHVRYSTAGSSMLKNVQPFVAGYRFGSVGVAHNGNLVNYRTLRAILEDNGSIFNTSSDTEVVLHLIAISKARPFXLRIVDACEKLEGAYSMVFVTEDKLVAVRDPYGFRPLVMGRRTNGAVVFASETCALDLIEATYEREVNPGEVLVVDKKDGVQSLCLLPHPEPKQCIFEHIYFALPNSVVFGRSVYESRHVFGEILATEAPVDCDVVIAVPDSGVVAALGYAAKAGVPFQQGLIRSHYVGRTFIEPSQKIRDFGVKLKLSPVRGVLEGKRVVVVDDSIVRGTTSSKIVRLIKEAGAKEVHLRIASPPIIGSCYYGVDTPSAEELISNQMSVEEIREFIGCDSLAFLPFSSLQKMLASDSQKFCYACFSGKYPVMPKEVKVKKVGDFLDDGLNGPMDSIDGGWVRGPKNIDVEKEIDPLYQRSKI, encoded by the exons ATGGCTGCCTCTACCACCAACCTCTCTCCTTTAGCATCACATCTATCAAAACCCATCACTAACAAACCCCCCTTTTATCTCGTCCCCCAAACCCTACTAAACCCCCTTTATTTCCCTCTCAAACCTCTTTTCCATACCCACAAACCTCACTGCACCGTCTCCTCCAAAAACCCCATCGCCGACTTCTTTCCGGCAAACAAACCCAACCCAGAACCCAGTTTTATCCCTTCTTTCACCGACGATGACAAGCCCCGTGAAGAATGCGGCGTTGTGGGCATATTCGGTGACCCAGAAGCCTCACGTCTCTGCTATTTAGCCCTCCATGCCCTTCAACATCGTGGACAAGAAGGTGCTGGTATTGTAGCAGTGAATAACAATGTTCTTCAATCGGTCACCGGTGTCGGTTTAGTTTCCGATGTGTTTAATGAAACCAAACTTAGTCAATTACCTGGTGAAATGGCAATCGGACATGTAAGATATTCAACCGCCGGTTCATCAATGTTAAAAAATGTACAACCTTTTGTAGCTGGTTACAGGTTTGGTTCTGTTGGTGTTGCACATAATGGGAATTTAGTGAATTATAGAACTTTAAGAGCTATCCTTGAAGATAATGGTTCAATTTTTAATACTAGTTCAGATACTGAAGTTGTTCTTCATTTAATTGCTATTTCAAAAGCTAGGCCAT TTTTAAGAATTGTTGATGCTTGTGAAAAGCTTGAAGGTGCTTATTCAATGGTGTTTGTAACTGAAGATAAACTTGTTGCTGTACGTGATCCTTATGGATTTAGGCCTTTAGTTATGGGAAGGAGAACCAATGGTGCCGTCGTGTTTGCTTCCGAGACGTGTGCACTCGATTTAATCGAAGCCACGTATGAACGAGAAGTGAATCCTGGTGAAGTTCTTGTTGTTGATAAAAAAGATGGTGTTCAATCACTCTGCTTGTTGCCTCACCCTGAACCAAAGCAATGTATTTTCGAGCATATTTACTTTGCTTTGCCGAATTCGGTTGTGTTCGGACGGTCTGTTTACGAGTCTCGACATGTTTTTGGTGAAATACTTGCTACTGAAGCTCCGGTTGATTGTGATGTTGTGATTGCAGTGCCGGATTCTGGTGTGGTAGCTGCTCTTGGTTATGCAGCTAAAGCAGGGGTTCCGTTTCAACAAGGGTTGATTCGGTCTCATTACGTTGGAAGAACGTTTATCGAGCCTTCGCAAAAGATTAGAGATTTTGGGGTTAAGCTTAAGCTTTCCCCGGTTCGTGGTGTGTTGGAAGGTAAAAGGGTTGTGGTTGTTGACGACTCGATTGTTCGTGGAACCACGTCTTCAAAAATTGTTAGGTTGATTAAGGAAGCTGGGGCTAAGGAAGTTCATTTGAGGATTGCTAGCCCACCGATTATCGGTTCTTGCTATTACGGAGTGGATACGCCAAGCGCGGAGGAATTGATATCGAACCAAATGAGTGTTGAGGAGATCCGAGAGTTCATTGGATGTGATTCCCTCGCGTTCCTCCCATTCAGTAGCTTGCAGAAAATGTTGGCTAGCGATTCTCAAAAGTTCTGTTACGCTTGCTTCTCCGGCAAGTATCCTGTTATGCCGAAGGAGGTTAAAGTGAAAAAAGTAGGTGATTTCTTGGATGATGGATTGAATGGACCTATGGATTCCATCGATGGAGGTTGGGTTAGAGGTCCGAAAAATATTGATGTTGAGAAAGAAATCGATCCGTTGTATCAACGGagtaagatttag